A window of the Streptomyces sp. Ag109_O5-10 genome harbors these coding sequences:
- a CDS encoding helix-turn-helix domain-containing protein, which translates to MARTSVLGRAERVEPDPSHQRALAAAARMMPEQVQVLVRASDGSELALPRELVRILLASADELSRGHAVTVLASEVQLSPAETAELLGLSRPFVTRLLDAGDISSTNLPGSSHRVVRLADVLAFQQRRERRREGRRQIADVLDDTESAG; encoded by the coding sequence ATGGCTCGTACGAGCGTTCTTGGCCGTGCCGAGAGGGTCGAACCGGATCCCTCGCATCAGCGCGCGCTCGCCGCGGCTGCCCGAATGATGCCGGAGCAGGTTCAGGTTTTGGTACGCGCCTCTGATGGCAGTGAGCTGGCGCTGCCGCGGGAACTGGTCCGTATTCTCCTCGCCTCCGCCGACGAGCTGTCCCGCGGGCATGCGGTCACGGTACTGGCCTCCGAGGTTCAGCTGTCGCCTGCTGAGACCGCTGAACTTCTGGGCCTGTCCCGACCGTTTGTCACCCGCTTGCTTGACGCGGGCGACATTTCGTCAACGAACCTGCCCGGAAGCAGTCACCGTGTGGTGCGTCTTGCCGATGTGCTGGCGTTTCAGCAGCGGCGTGAGCGCCGCAGGGAGGGGCGGCGGCAGATCGCCGACGTGTTGGACGACACCGAATCGGCGGGTTGA
- a CDS encoding PIN domain-containing protein, translating into MDTNVLFPFSVMDVMPALTEDSVHEIVWSERLLAEWERVIVREGRRSAESAAAVGRAVRGFFADCEITAASYEHLVEEMPGDDPDGRHHAAAAVASGASALATWNLADFPAGDLAERGVRVIDPDSYLCGLYGDLPDEVAHGGQACR; encoded by the coding sequence GTGGACACCAACGTCTTGTTTCCGTTCTCGGTGATGGACGTGATGCCGGCCCTCACGGAGGACTCCGTCCACGAGATCGTGTGGTCCGAGCGACTCCTCGCGGAATGGGAGCGGGTCATCGTTCGGGAGGGCAGGCGTTCAGCGGAGTCGGCTGCCGCGGTCGGCCGTGCGGTTCGAGGTTTCTTCGCCGACTGTGAGATCACGGCGGCCTCCTACGAGCATCTCGTGGAGGAGATGCCGGGCGATGACCCCGACGGCCGGCACCATGCGGCGGCAGCGGTAGCTTCCGGCGCCTCCGCGCTGGCCACCTGGAATCTTGCCGACTTCCCTGCGGGTGACTTGGCTGAGCGCGGAGTACGAGTGATCGACCCGGATTCGTACTTGTGCGGGCTGTATGGCGATCTGCCGGATGAGGTGGCGCACGGTGGTCAGGCTTGCCGCTGA
- a CDS encoding type ISP restriction/modification enzyme translates to MQRRDGFRRIISEFGAACKQALLHGQKEAAIRRAVETLLVDAANVLGLQAVLHAEVAIAAHRIRPDLAVRIGKLSRNIVGYVELKSPDKSVIHPGGLNQRDRRQWEGMAKLPNLIYTNGQTWIMYRSGRQNGDTIHLEGDLRTAGARLRLPIASEAAFESMLTAFFSWQPHPLTSMREVVAQVAPLCTLLRDAVHDRLDAEARLPHHRRPFTDLASTLEVDLFPTTDDRDKRAAFADRYAQSVTFALLLASSDAADGRDSSLAKMSLHEVGRRLGAEHSVMGRALQILTDQVEGEFRDSLDMLVRVIDAIDWRSALASEPGFHIHLYEHFLQEYDPDLRKDSGTYYTPAPLMEEMIRLVDEVLITTLGCPGGFADPGVSIIDPAMGTGTFLTGIIDLVARKQSEGGNDGFRAESVQELAGRLIGFEKQMGAFAVAQMRVGQMLRSLNARVRLRDMRLHLADTLADPWRPSELFTRYGALWGPLRDDAEAASFIQRESRITVVIGNPPHREQAEGQGGWIENGSPDRGAPPLDAFRLHGAAGVYENKLKSLCTYFWRWATHKVFDQYDDHRHGVVCFVSTGGFIRSAGFQGMRSYLRRTCTEGWIIDLTPETKRPPLNSRFFPGVQQELAIAIFVRKQGERRDQLAPVHYTAVHGTRRDKEEQLHDLHINGPGWRTSRPAKHAPFTPASQSGWDTFPALTDLMPWRKPGIKPNRNWVFSPSKTTLRRRWDRLVQERDLSTQKALFKETRDRTLDKEAVQIPGHPHPPTLLRDEHSPCPVPIRVARRAWDRQWLIPDGRVIDFSRPELWQAAIDGQVFIVEQHSQRLQTGPALLFTALIPDMHYFNGNGGRVLPFLHADRSPNIAPGLLHHLANSYGLQEVIPEDLLAYVGAVTAHPTFTERYADDLNSLGVRIPLTAASDLWHEAVSLGHHILWASTFGTRSISPGDGRPAGTSNWWRELHPEITYARQVAPDGLPSTITYDSENEHLIIEGGVFTGVTPRMRNYTTGGRNVLDSWLAYRSTRSAGKVTSELDRERPEHWEHEWSRELVEILAVLSHLTGLEPRQAELLDRVVTAPLIDVAELNRRRILPVPERAKSARTDPDHAFLPGLETVDGQPPGPVEPLTPPNDSPGDAAPGRHSPVRPGPHARRHRGRA, encoded by the coding sequence ATGCAGCGCAGGGACGGGTTTCGGCGGATCATCAGCGAGTTCGGTGCAGCGTGCAAGCAGGCATTGCTGCACGGGCAGAAGGAAGCCGCGATCCGTCGCGCCGTGGAGACGCTTCTCGTTGACGCGGCGAACGTGTTAGGGCTACAGGCCGTCCTGCATGCCGAGGTAGCGATCGCCGCGCACCGAATCCGCCCCGACCTGGCTGTGCGGATCGGGAAGTTATCTCGCAACATCGTCGGCTACGTCGAGCTGAAGAGCCCGGACAAAAGCGTGATCCATCCTGGCGGGCTGAACCAACGTGATCGACGGCAGTGGGAGGGCATGGCGAAGCTCCCCAACTTGATCTATACCAACGGCCAGACCTGGATCATGTATCGCTCAGGGCGGCAAAACGGCGACACCATCCATCTCGAAGGCGATCTGCGTACTGCCGGCGCCCGCCTGCGGCTGCCGATAGCCAGCGAAGCCGCCTTCGAATCAATGCTGACAGCGTTCTTCAGTTGGCAGCCGCATCCACTGACATCGATGCGGGAAGTTGTCGCTCAAGTAGCCCCGCTGTGCACACTCCTGCGCGATGCTGTCCACGACCGGCTCGACGCCGAGGCCAGGCTCCCGCACCACCGGCGTCCCTTCACTGACCTGGCCTCCACTCTCGAAGTCGATCTCTTTCCCACCACTGATGACCGGGACAAACGCGCGGCCTTCGCCGACCGCTATGCCCAATCCGTCACCTTCGCGCTCCTACTCGCCAGCTCGGATGCCGCCGATGGCCGTGACAGCTCACTGGCCAAGATGAGCCTGCATGAGGTCGGCCGCCGGCTGGGAGCGGAGCATTCCGTCATGGGGCGCGCTCTGCAGATCCTCACCGACCAGGTCGAGGGAGAATTTCGCGACAGCCTCGACATGCTGGTTCGCGTCATCGACGCCATCGACTGGCGGAGCGCCCTGGCCAGCGAACCCGGCTTCCACATCCACCTTTACGAACACTTCCTGCAGGAGTACGACCCCGACCTCCGCAAGGACTCCGGCACCTACTACACCCCAGCGCCGCTGATGGAGGAGATGATCCGCCTTGTCGACGAAGTGCTGATCACCACGCTGGGTTGCCCAGGCGGTTTCGCCGATCCTGGCGTGTCCATCATCGACCCGGCCATGGGCACCGGCACCTTCCTCACCGGCATCATCGACCTCGTCGCCCGCAAGCAGTCCGAGGGCGGCAATGATGGCTTCCGCGCCGAATCCGTCCAAGAACTCGCAGGCCGACTGATCGGCTTCGAAAAGCAGATGGGCGCTTTCGCCGTTGCACAGATGCGCGTCGGGCAGATGCTGCGTTCTCTCAACGCCCGGGTTCGGCTGCGCGACATGCGCCTACATCTAGCCGACACCCTTGCCGACCCCTGGCGGCCGAGTGAACTCTTCACCCGCTACGGCGCCCTGTGGGGCCCCTTGCGCGACGACGCTGAAGCCGCAAGCTTCATCCAGCGCGAAAGCCGCATCACTGTCGTCATCGGCAATCCTCCCCATCGCGAACAGGCGGAAGGCCAGGGTGGATGGATCGAGAATGGCTCACCAGACCGAGGCGCCCCACCGCTGGACGCCTTCCGGCTACACGGTGCGGCAGGGGTGTACGAGAACAAACTGAAAAGCCTCTGCACCTACTTCTGGCGCTGGGCCACGCACAAGGTGTTCGACCAGTACGACGACCACCGTCACGGCGTTGTCTGCTTCGTTAGTACCGGCGGGTTCATCCGCAGCGCCGGCTTTCAGGGCATGCGCTCGTACCTGCGCCGCACTTGCACCGAGGGCTGGATCATCGACCTCACTCCTGAAACGAAGAGACCGCCGCTCAACAGCCGTTTCTTCCCGGGCGTCCAGCAGGAATTAGCCATCGCCATTTTTGTCCGCAAGCAAGGCGAGCGGCGAGACCAACTGGCCCCCGTCCACTACACGGCCGTCCACGGCACTCGCCGGGACAAAGAAGAGCAACTACACGACCTGCACATCAACGGCCCCGGCTGGCGCACTTCCCGGCCTGCCAAGCACGCCCCCTTCACACCCGCCTCCCAGAGCGGCTGGGACACCTTCCCCGCTCTCACCGACCTCATGCCCTGGCGTAAACCAGGCATAAAACCCAACCGGAACTGGGTCTTCAGTCCATCCAAAACCACCTTGCGCCGACGATGGGACCGCCTCGTCCAGGAACGTGACCTCTCAACGCAAAAGGCACTGTTCAAAGAGACCCGCGACCGCACCTTGGACAAGGAAGCCGTCCAGATACCCGGTCATCCCCACCCGCCGACGCTTCTCCGCGACGAGCACAGCCCCTGTCCTGTTCCGATACGCGTCGCCCGCAGAGCCTGGGACCGCCAATGGCTCATACCCGACGGGCGCGTCATCGACTTTTCCCGCCCGGAGCTGTGGCAAGCCGCCATAGACGGCCAGGTCTTCATCGTGGAACAGCACTCACAACGCCTGCAGACCGGCCCAGCCCTGCTCTTTACCGCGCTCATCCCGGACATGCACTACTTCAACGGCAACGGTGGTCGCGTGTTGCCGTTCCTGCATGCTGACCGCTCCCCCAACATCGCCCCCGGGCTGTTACATCACCTCGCCAACTCCTACGGTCTCCAAGAGGTCATCCCGGAAGACCTGCTGGCCTACGTCGGCGCCGTCACGGCCCATCCCACCTTCACCGAGCGCTATGCAGACGACCTCAACTCACTCGGCGTACGCATCCCCTTGACCGCCGCTAGTGACCTCTGGCATGAGGCCGTCAGCCTGGGACACCACATTCTGTGGGCGTCCACCTTCGGCACACGAAGCATCAGTCCAGGTGATGGACGCCCTGCAGGCACATCGAACTGGTGGAGAGAGCTGCATCCCGAGATCACATACGCCCGACAAGTCGCGCCTGACGGACTCCCCTCCACGATCACTTACGACTCCGAAAACGAGCACCTGATCATCGAGGGGGGCGTCTTCACTGGCGTCACGCCGCGCATGCGCAACTACACCACCGGCGGGCGTAACGTACTCGACAGCTGGCTCGCATACCGCAGCACCCGCAGTGCCGGCAAGGTGACCAGCGAACTCGACCGCGAGCGCCCAGAGCACTGGGAGCACGAGTGGAGTCGGGAACTCGTGGAGATCCTCGCCGTCCTCAGTCACCTGACTGGCCTGGAGCCGCGGCAGGCAGAGTTACTCGACCGCGTAGTGACCGCCCCTCTGATCGATGTGGCTGAACTGAATCGGCGCCGCATCCTCCCAGTACCCGAGCGCGCCAAGAGCGCTCGCACCGATCCGGACCACGCGTTTCTGCCCGGCCTGGAAACAGTCGATGGTCAACCTCCTGGACCTGTCGAGCCTCTAACGCCCCCGAACGACTCCCCGGGTGACGCGGCACCCGGCCGGCACTCACCTGTGCGACCCGGCCCTCATGCCCGACGGCACCGTGGTCGGGCATGA
- a CDS encoding NACHT domain-containing NTPase translates to MEPTAIGTRLASAAIGPLVKKLFVTEGPGAGLVDKPIRISSYVSFKGEKHALTKSDLRDLADKLVKQALRSGERPVPSDEQQAVIDALATTLHALGDLTLTDLEAVRLGHSALARELRRASDSPERHLTADATHFYENLLETACLHILHFFTQRSTFIARTLVEQSHAVNELIAKVDELIRRNPRPGGEDAAFEQAYLTYVSKKHGRLTIYGIDLNNSPRRWPLNVAYLSLEASPMSGLWRRATAWARASVRGHDPATLALPHSRTFIASLLTQSATDDLSMSVAEESQGDLDSLLAIIERTRPSQDHTTHADRLWLTYSSIRDPFATQPADQALAANHRVLLRGEAGSGKTTLVQWLAVATAGQDLPDRMDYLYDRIPFVLPLRALTRHGERLPAPKDFLSATGCPLAGTQPDGWENRVLVAGRGLILIDGIDEIPDRERERTRRWLLELIETYDGDNRWLITSRPSAVGQDWLADDGFIELSLSPMGPKAVATFITQWHDAARTDADDAADLDRYEGQLLDAVRTEPALGRLATNPLMCGLICALHRDRRGYLPHGRKDLYEAALSMLLSRRDRERDMAGPELREEPQLDLLQRLAYWLIKNGRTEMDRSHAEAIINRALPSVPEVAALGNAPTVFEHFLQRSGLLREPAPDTVDFIHRTFQDFLGARAAVEEADFGLLVEHASDDQWEDVIRMAVALARPRERVTIFRELVDLGDRTSDKRVQARIYLIATACLEYATSLEPSVREEVEQRTLTLIPPGNEEEAHALAEVGPLILRLLPSPEELDDGVTAYHVAIAASNVKSDAAITFLSQFVDHPFLPVRAQLLWAWPRFDSARYAEEIIARLDSSALTYTIQLDDQLHQLRRLGLEPEILDIRNGVSLGALTSYASHHAFTQLTLSNTETPNLEFLAQQLTLTSLIINDCPNLEDISAISELPIQHLDITAVGSGIDLRPVSQLQDLGSLVISGPPSLGWSTEYLPTHAPLRSLRVSDGARPLRGLQGLSSLSQLVELGLNHASSPASADDWREICGLISLTDLIACAASFETLPPNTVLANVTSLSLSGGDGERVIQAAVHRLAEAFPRLISCEFTGDMTAEGDIDITPLAQLPDLRDLHIATEINRIRGADALPSCLNLHFL, encoded by the coding sequence GTGGAACCCACAGCCATCGGCACCCGACTCGCCTCGGCCGCTATTGGGCCTCTCGTCAAGAAGCTCTTCGTCACCGAAGGTCCGGGGGCTGGCCTTGTTGACAAGCCGATCCGCATCTCCAGCTACGTATCCTTCAAGGGCGAGAAGCATGCCCTTACCAAATCCGACCTCCGCGATCTCGCCGACAAGCTAGTGAAACAAGCCCTGCGCTCCGGCGAACGTCCCGTCCCTAGTGACGAACAGCAGGCCGTCATCGATGCCCTGGCCACCACCCTCCACGCCCTCGGCGACCTGACCCTCACCGACCTCGAAGCCGTACGCCTTGGCCACTCAGCATTGGCCCGTGAACTGCGTCGCGCGAGCGACAGTCCCGAGCGTCATCTCACGGCCGACGCCACACACTTCTACGAGAACCTGCTTGAAACCGCATGCCTCCACATCCTTCACTTCTTCACGCAGCGCTCCACCTTCATCGCCCGCACCCTGGTCGAGCAGTCCCACGCTGTCAACGAACTTATCGCCAAAGTAGACGAGTTGATCCGCCGCAACCCCCGGCCCGGTGGCGAGGACGCCGCATTCGAGCAGGCGTATCTGACCTATGTGTCCAAGAAGCACGGCAGGCTCACGATCTACGGGATTGACCTCAACAATTCCCCGAGACGATGGCCGTTGAACGTGGCGTATCTGAGTCTGGAGGCGTCACCGATGTCGGGGCTCTGGCGGAGGGCAACGGCATGGGCCCGCGCCAGCGTTCGGGGCCACGATCCTGCGACCCTCGCTCTGCCCCACAGTCGCACCTTCATCGCCTCATTACTGACGCAGTCCGCAACAGACGATCTCTCTATGTCTGTCGCCGAAGAGTCTCAAGGAGACCTGGACAGCCTCCTGGCGATCATCGAACGGACCAGGCCCAGCCAGGACCACACGACGCATGCCGACAGGCTGTGGCTTACCTACAGCTCCATCCGCGACCCGTTCGCTACCCAGCCCGCGGACCAAGCCCTGGCAGCCAACCACCGCGTCCTCCTCCGCGGCGAAGCCGGCTCAGGCAAGACGACACTCGTTCAGTGGCTGGCTGTTGCGACTGCTGGCCAGGACCTCCCCGATCGCATGGATTACCTCTACGACCGCATCCCTTTCGTACTACCGCTCCGCGCGCTCACCCGCCACGGCGAGCGCCTCCCAGCACCCAAGGACTTTCTCTCTGCCACCGGCTGCCCGCTTGCCGGCACTCAGCCCGACGGCTGGGAGAACCGGGTCCTCGTCGCTGGGCGCGGCCTAATCCTCATCGACGGCATCGACGAAATCCCCGATCGAGAACGCGAGCGGACCCGGAGATGGCTGCTGGAACTGATCGAAACGTACGACGGGGACAACCGGTGGCTGATTACCTCCCGCCCATCGGCCGTAGGCCAGGACTGGCTCGCCGACGACGGTTTCATCGAGCTGTCGCTGTCTCCCATGGGCCCCAAAGCCGTCGCCACTTTCATCACCCAGTGGCACGATGCCGCACGGACCGATGCCGACGACGCTGCCGACCTCGATAGGTATGAGGGGCAGCTCCTCGATGCCGTCAGAACCGAGCCCGCCCTCGGCCGCCTGGCCACGAATCCTCTGATGTGTGGGCTCATCTGCGCCCTCCATCGCGACCGCCGAGGCTATCTCCCCCACGGCCGCAAGGACCTCTACGAAGCCGCGTTGTCCATGCTGCTCAGTCGACGCGACCGGGAACGGGACATGGCGGGCCCCGAACTTCGCGAGGAGCCGCAGCTTGATCTCCTCCAGCGACTCGCCTACTGGCTGATCAAGAATGGCCGTACCGAGATGGACCGTTCCCACGCAGAGGCCATCATCAATCGGGCTCTGCCCTCAGTCCCCGAAGTAGCTGCCCTGGGCAATGCGCCGACCGTCTTCGAACACTTCCTCCAGCGGAGCGGTCTCCTTCGCGAACCTGCTCCCGACACGGTGGACTTCATCCACCGCACGTTCCAGGATTTCCTCGGTGCTCGGGCAGCCGTTGAGGAGGCCGACTTCGGACTCCTCGTCGAGCACGCGTCGGACGATCAGTGGGAGGATGTCATCCGCATGGCGGTTGCTCTCGCGCGTCCCCGGGAACGCGTCACGATCTTCCGGGAACTCGTAGACTTGGGCGACCGTACATCCGACAAACGCGTCCAGGCCCGCATCTATCTGATCGCTACGGCTTGTCTGGAATATGCGACGTCCCTCGAACCTTCCGTACGCGAGGAAGTCGAACAGCGTACCCTCACCCTGATTCCCCCGGGTAACGAGGAAGAGGCTCACGCGTTGGCGGAAGTCGGGCCCTTGATCCTCCGCCTCCTACCTAGCCCCGAGGAACTCGATGACGGGGTGACTGCCTATCACGTGGCCATCGCAGCTTCCAATGTAAAGTCCGATGCTGCCATCACGTTTCTGTCCCAGTTCGTCGATCATCCCTTTCTCCCAGTCCGTGCCCAACTTCTTTGGGCCTGGCCTCGCTTCGACAGCGCCCGATACGCGGAGGAGATTATCGCCCGCCTAGATTCGAGCGCCCTCACGTACACCATCCAGCTCGACGACCAACTGCATCAGCTAAGGCGTCTAGGGCTGGAGCCGGAAATTCTGGATATCAGAAATGGCGTGTCCCTGGGGGCGCTGACCTCGTACGCCTCTCACCACGCGTTCACGCAACTCACGCTATCGAACACTGAGACACCCAATTTGGAATTCTTGGCTCAGCAATTGACACTGACGTCGCTCATCATCAATGATTGCCCGAACCTGGAGGATATTTCCGCAATCAGCGAACTTCCCATTCAGCACCTGGACATCACCGCCGTCGGTTCGGGCATCGACCTGCGACCGGTTTCACAGTTGCAGGACCTGGGATCGCTGGTGATCAGCGGCCCGCCCAGCCTGGGCTGGTCCACGGAATATCTACCGACCCACGCTCCGCTGCGCAGCCTGCGCGTGTCGGACGGCGCAAGGCCACTGCGAGGACTCCAAGGACTCAGTAGTCTTTCCCAACTCGTGGAACTCGGACTCAACCATGCATCCAGCCCGGCCTCAGCCGATGACTGGCGAGAGATTTGCGGCCTAATATCGCTAACCGATCTCATCGCATGTGCCGCATCATTCGAAACCCTTCCCCCAAACACAGTTCTGGCGAATGTAACCAGCCTGTCTCTCAGTGGCGGCGATGGGGAACGAGTCATCCAAGCGGCCGTCCATCGACTGGCCGAAGCCTTTCCTCGGCTAATCTCATGCGAGTTCACGGGAGACATGACGGCAGAAGGCGATATCGACATTACACCGTTGGCTCAACTGCCCGACCTACGAGATCTCCACATCGCAACGGAAATCAATCGAATTCGGGGTGCTGACGCATTGCCCTCATGCTTGAACCTCCACTTTCTGTAA
- a CDS encoding GNAT family N-acetyltransferase produces MTTAPAIELRTFTTLGTVRGDLLDVYADVRAPLLHLPNYAVTAFGERLDRHGSEPGFTAVLAYADGHPVGYAYGNTIEHGDRYWQRTSPMPADKYTEHPAVALKEIGVRPTWRKTGTARRIHDALLATRNEPYVTLMVNSAAGDGKVHALYRSWGYEDIGQSQPSPASPVLAVMIRASR; encoded by the coding sequence ATGACCACGGCGCCCGCCATCGAACTCCGCACCTTCACCACCCTCGGCACCGTCCGCGGCGACCTCCTCGACGTGTACGCCGACGTACGCGCCCCGCTCCTCCACCTGCCGAACTACGCCGTCACCGCGTTCGGCGAACGCCTGGACCGCCACGGCAGCGAGCCAGGGTTCACGGCGGTCCTCGCGTACGCGGACGGACATCCGGTCGGCTACGCCTACGGCAACACCATCGAGCACGGCGACCGCTACTGGCAGCGCACCAGCCCGATGCCGGCGGACAAGTACACCGAGCATCCGGCCGTGGCCTTGAAGGAGATCGGGGTCCGGCCGACCTGGCGGAAGACGGGTACGGCCCGCCGCATCCACGACGCCCTCCTCGCTACGCGCAACGAGCCGTACGTGACGCTCATGGTCAACTCGGCCGCCGGGGACGGAAAGGTCCACGCGCTCTACAGGTCGTGGGGATACGAGGACATCGGCCAGAGCCAGCCATCACCGGCCTCGCCGGTCCTCGCCGTGATGATCCGCGCAAGCCGCTGA
- a CDS encoding GNAT family N-acetyltransferase yields MESSVTDLRHFQHGNIPEGFRQMLIDVHADAYADQMDDPFHQRFAWFADHWSGMDGFSCVVAYDGEEPTGFAYGAPLAPGREWWRSTGYRPNNGYSSTYAVSEVMVRPHWRKQGISERLHEALLKERTEDLAVLLVDVTHPKVQALYESWGYAKAGEQQPFADSPVYAVMVKQLRA; encoded by the coding sequence ATGGAGTCGAGCGTGACCGACCTGCGTCACTTCCAGCACGGAAACATCCCCGAGGGCTTCCGTCAGATGCTCATCGACGTACACGCCGACGCCTACGCCGACCAGATGGACGACCCCTTCCACCAGCGCTTCGCCTGGTTCGCCGACCATTGGTCCGGCATGGACGGCTTCTCCTGTGTCGTCGCCTACGACGGAGAAGAACCGACCGGCTTCGCCTACGGCGCTCCGCTCGCGCCCGGCCGCGAATGGTGGCGCTCCACCGGATACCGGCCGAACAACGGCTACTCCTCCACATACGCCGTGTCTGAGGTCATGGTGCGCCCCCACTGGCGCAAGCAGGGAATCTCTGAACGACTCCACGAAGCGCTCCTGAAGGAGCGAACGGAGGACCTCGCTGTACTCCTGGTCGACGTGACCCACCCCAAGGTGCAGGCGCTCTACGAGTCATGGGGGTACGCCAAGGCCGGCGAGCAGCAACCGTTCGCAGACTCACCGGTGTACGCCGTCATGGTCAAGCAGCTCCGAGCTTGA
- a CDS encoding helix-turn-helix transcriptional regulator has protein sequence MAANAILKSRMDELGLTQEELAGRMNTALADITGRPGDVSARTVRNLLNGTSRRPIGRTCAALERVFGCPVEDLGFSAPRTMHHPQEEDPVRRRTFIASATGTAAAAVPLVAQRRAVGMSDVARAAAGMNALVEADDRQGGHSELERAAAAGRDGVLELQQRNASERVRRALYALAAEYTTIAAWSCIDARNLDQAQNYLNESATYAGLSQDGPTEMRVWVNLSMLAYQRHNWPEALAAAQAAQASYAARRDPFFDSLGRVRAALAYAALGDGRAGLRSLGSAQDTYAKTAERERPRWTAFYGQAELDHLAAIVQFNSGRPAHAEAMAYRALARIPAAFRRNKALATAQLALAQLHQGDAEQATVTASDVFTIMDGDPLPGRMRTLIGDFHRGLFVRAPSTAYARDWADRMRTEWSRA, from the coding sequence ATGGCAGCGAACGCCATCCTCAAGAGCCGGATGGACGAACTCGGTCTCACGCAGGAGGAATTAGCAGGCCGGATGAACACCGCACTCGCGGACATCACCGGCCGACCCGGCGACGTCTCCGCCCGAACGGTACGCAACCTGCTGAACGGAACCTCGCGCCGGCCCATCGGACGCACATGCGCCGCTCTGGAGCGGGTGTTCGGCTGTCCGGTCGAGGACTTAGGGTTCAGCGCACCACGCACTATGCACCACCCGCAGGAGGAGGATCCCGTGCGGCGTCGCACCTTCATCGCCTCGGCCACCGGGACCGCAGCCGCAGCCGTCCCCTTGGTGGCCCAACGCCGCGCCGTCGGCATGTCGGACGTGGCACGCGCCGCCGCCGGAATGAACGCACTCGTCGAAGCCGACGACCGCCAAGGCGGTCATTCCGAACTGGAAAGGGCAGCCGCCGCGGGCCGCGACGGCGTCCTGGAGCTGCAACAGCGCAACGCCAGTGAACGTGTCCGCCGCGCCCTGTATGCACTGGCTGCCGAGTACACCACCATCGCGGCCTGGTCCTGCATCGACGCCCGCAACCTCGACCAGGCCCAGAATTACCTGAACGAATCCGCGACCTACGCTGGCCTCTCCCAAGACGGCCCCACCGAGATGCGGGTATGGGTCAACCTCTCCATGCTCGCCTATCAGCGGCACAACTGGCCCGAAGCACTCGCGGCTGCACAAGCGGCCCAAGCCTCCTACGCTGCTCGCCGGGACCCCTTCTTCGACTCACTGGGACGGGTCCGCGCCGCCCTCGCCTACGCGGCCCTCGGGGACGGACGGGCCGGCCTGCGGTCCCTGGGATCTGCCCAGGACACCTACGCCAAGACGGCGGAGCGCGAACGCCCGCGCTGGACGGCCTTTTACGGCCAGGCCGAACTCGACCACCTCGCCGCCATCGTGCAATTCAACAGCGGACGCCCCGCCCACGCCGAGGCCATGGCCTACCGCGCCCTGGCCAGGATCCCGGCAGCTTTCCGGCGCAACAAGGCCCTCGCCACCGCGCAGCTCGCCCTCGCTCAGCTCCACCAAGGCGACGCCGAGCAGGCCACGGTCACCGCCTCCGACGTCTTCACGATCATGGACGGCGATCCCCTGCCGGGCCGCATGCGCACGCTCATCGGCGACTTCCACCGGGGACTGTTCGTCCGGGCTCCCTCCACCGCCTACGCACGAGACTGGGCAGACCGCATGCGCACCGAATGGAGTCGAGCGTGA
- a CDS encoding ATP-binding protein, translated as MTAARPTATGAPGYTETMPCEPKSARRARLLVSAALNTWGIGELAGDGAQVVAELVNNVVRHTRCRVVRVRVTRPAERVVRIGVADSCRDTPEPGYLDDNSEGGRGLLLVEALSWRWGYDRKRWGKVVWAELEVPGTEAPVAC; from the coding sequence ATGACCGCAGCTCGACCTACTGCGACCGGCGCGCCCGGGTACACCGAGACGATGCCGTGTGAGCCGAAATCCGCTCGCCGGGCCCGTCTGCTCGTCTCCGCTGCTCTGAATACCTGGGGCATAGGTGAGTTGGCTGGGGACGGTGCCCAGGTCGTCGCCGAGCTGGTCAACAACGTGGTCCGTCATACGCGGTGCCGTGTCGTCCGGGTCCGGGTCACGCGGCCGGCCGAGCGCGTGGTGCGCATCGGTGTCGCCGACAGCTGCCGGGACACTCCCGAGCCGGGCTACCTCGATGACAACTCGGAGGGAGGGCGCGGCCTGCTCCTGGTCGAAGCCCTCAGCTGGAGATGGGGTTACGACCGTAAGCGCTGGGGCAAGGTCGTGTGGGCCGAGCTGGAAGTGCCGGGCACGGAAGCACCGGTCGCATGTTGA